From a region of the Deinococcus metallilatus genome:
- a CDS encoding extracellular solute-binding protein, protein MKARTLLILSALALGTSAYAQQKVRFVSLAWQTQAVAAVKAIVAEWNAKNPGMPVEYQQVDWGSIQDYLTTSFQSKNTPDLVHYESGPIMDFGKQGFLTDLRPYIPAEMKQDIAPGAWQTVTDSAGHIWGVPFLWESQIILYNKDLFAKAGIRPPTTQKPWTWSDMQAAAKKLTQDTNGDGKPEVYGAAFGLKSASNRILNMSLGFGGDYFTTQNGKSVLQVGNAEKQLLNILMDMMYVSKTASTDGIGLSGPELLPGFYAGKYAMLPGIGVWARQQIVESGPKDFHWGVLPPLKATSQAQGSTTQTLSIPAAAQNKAGAAKFMAFFLNRTNMGRLAAGDWLFPTRQSSLRGAPFMTDQYGWRTATESAKYLTMAPWQKVNGFSEVRSKVMNPLLQQLFANRITVDEFAKRLTEEGNAILQRY, encoded by the coding sequence ATGAAGGCACGCACCCTGCTCATCCTGTCCGCCCTCGCCCTCGGCACGTCGGCATACGCGCAGCAGAAAGTCCGCTTTGTCAGCCTGGCCTGGCAGACGCAGGCGGTGGCGGCGGTGAAAGCCATCGTCGCCGAGTGGAACGCGAAAAATCCGGGGATGCCGGTGGAATACCAGCAGGTGGACTGGGGGTCCATCCAGGACTACCTGACGACCTCGTTCCAGTCGAAGAACACGCCGGACCTGGTGCACTACGAGTCGGGGCCGATCATGGATTTCGGCAAGCAGGGCTTCCTGACGGACCTGAGGCCCTATATCCCCGCCGAGATGAAGCAGGACATCGCCCCGGGCGCGTGGCAGACCGTGACGGACAGCGCGGGGCACATCTGGGGCGTGCCCTTCCTGTGGGAGTCGCAGATCATCCTGTACAACAAGGACCTCTTCGCCAAGGCGGGGATTCGTCCGCCGACCACGCAGAAACCCTGGACGTGGAGCGACATGCAGGCGGCGGCCAAGAAACTCACCCAGGACACCAACGGTGACGGCAAGCCGGAGGTGTATGGCGCGGCCTTCGGGCTGAAGAGCGCGAGCAACCGCATCCTGAACATGAGCCTGGGCTTCGGCGGGGATTACTTCACCACGCAGAACGGCAAGAGTGTCCTTCAGGTGGGGAACGCCGAGAAGCAGCTCCTGAACATCCTGATGGACATGATGTACGTGAGCAAGACCGCCAGCACCGACGGCATCGGCCTGTCAGGGCCGGAACTGCTGCCGGGGTTCTACGCCGGGAAGTACGCCATGCTGCCCGGCATCGGCGTGTGGGCACGCCAGCAGATCGTGGAGAGCGGCCCGAAGGACTTCCACTGGGGCGTGCTGCCCCCACTCAAAGCGACTTCCCAGGCGCAGGGGTCCACCACGCAGACCCTCAGCATTCCGGCGGCGGCACAGAACAAGGCGGGCGCGGCGAAGTTCATGGCGTTCTTCCTGAACCGCACGAACATGGGCAGGCTCGCGGCGGGCGACTGGCTGTTCCCCACCCGGCAGTCCAGCCTGCGCGGCGCGCCCTTCATGACGGATCAGTACGGCTGGCGCACCGCCACCGAATCGGCGAAATACCTGACCATGGCCCCCTGGCAGAAGGTGAACGGCTTTTCCGAGGTGCGCAGCAAGGTCATGAACCCCCTGCTGCAACAACTCTTCGCCAACCGCATCACCGTGGACGAGTTCGCCAAGCGCCTGACCGAGGAGGGCAACGCGATCCTCCAGAGGTACTGA
- a CDS encoding carbohydrate ABC transporter permease: protein MRTSTPARAGMSILLLLYVLFLAFPLVWLLSTAFKPASEIGLGQVHLLPRAATLDNFRVAITEQQVLPSALNTLKVAVISALLTLLVATPAAYLLARRQSVMNRAVTAWILVSQTFPVILIIVPLFLLLARLRLVDTHAGLILVYVVWSLPFVLWMLQGYIKGIPVALEEAAAIDGASQGQIIVRVLAPLILPGLIATGLYAFVNAWNEFFFALVMLKSPDLTTIQVNLSRLRGTEGLARWGPLAAGSIIATIPTLLIFTVLQRRLVSGLLSGGVKD from the coding sequence GTGAGGACTTCCACTCCCGCCCGCGCCGGGATGTCCATCCTGCTGCTGCTGTACGTGCTGTTCCTGGCGTTCCCGCTGGTGTGGCTGCTCTCCACGGCCTTCAAGCCCGCCAGCGAGATCGGCCTGGGACAGGTGCACCTGCTGCCCAGGGCCGCCACCCTGGACAACTTCCGAGTCGCCATCACCGAGCAGCAGGTGCTGCCCAGCGCCCTGAACACCCTGAAGGTCGCCGTGATCAGCGCCCTCCTGACCCTGCTGGTCGCCACGCCCGCCGCGTACCTGCTCGCCCGCCGCCAGAGCGTGATGAACCGCGCGGTGACCGCCTGGATTCTGGTGTCGCAGACCTTCCCGGTCATCCTCATCATCGTGCCGCTGTTCCTGCTGCTCGCGCGGCTGCGGCTGGTGGACACCCATGCGGGGTTGATCCTCGTGTACGTCGTCTGGAGCCTGCCCTTCGTGCTGTGGATGCTCCAGGGGTACATCAAGGGCATTCCCGTCGCCCTGGAGGAAGCCGCCGCCATCGACGGGGCGTCGCAGGGGCAGATCATCGTCCGGGTGCTGGCCCCGCTGATCCTCCCGGGGCTGATCGCCACCGGCCTGTACGCCTTCGTGAACGCCTGGAACGAGTTCTTCTTCGCGCTGGTCATGCTCAAAAGCCCCGATCTCACGACCATTCAGGTCAACCTCTCACGGCTGCGCGGGACCGAGGGCCTCGCCCGCTGGGGGCCGCTGGCCGCGGGCAGCATCATCGCGACCATCCCCACCCTGCTGATCTTCACCGTCCTCCAGCGCCGCCTGGTTTCCGGGCTGCTCAGCGGCGGCGTCAAGGACTAG
- a CDS encoding carbohydrate ABC transporter permease — protein MTTLPTHAAKLRAGSGRASVPWYLFLPAILPIVLFSVLPLCQGIWLGFTEYRLGQDAPTFNGLANFAQMLKDTDFLSSFKVGLIWTFAVTGGVLFFGMGLALLLNARLPLQGLARVLVLVPWAIPPVIKGLIWRMVYHPDAGFLNQGLAALGFPDLHLNVLTDFTWALPAVILVGIWAGLPQATVVLLAGLQSIPDELKEAAALDGAGSWGILRHVTLPLMMPVIAATAALEFMWNFNAFGLVYVLTDGGPAGSTRLPMLFAYEEAFQYGNIGYASALGLAMVVVVGVLVYYTVRRQAQGGDA, from the coding sequence ATGACCACGCTGCCGACCCACGCTGCCAAACTGCGCGCCGGGAGCGGGCGGGCCAGCGTGCCGTGGTACCTCTTCCTGCCCGCCATCCTGCCCATCGTGCTGTTCTCGGTGCTGCCGCTCTGCCAGGGGATCTGGCTGGGCTTTACCGAGTACCGGCTGGGCCAGGACGCCCCCACCTTCAACGGTCTGGCGAACTTTGCCCAGATGCTCAAGGACACCGATTTCCTGAGTTCCTTCAAGGTCGGCCTGATCTGGACATTCGCCGTCACCGGGGGCGTGCTCTTCTTCGGCATGGGGCTGGCGCTGCTGCTCAACGCCCGGCTGCCCCTGCAAGGGCTGGCCCGCGTCCTGGTGCTCGTTCCCTGGGCGATTCCGCCGGTCATCAAGGGGCTGATCTGGCGCATGGTCTACCACCCGGACGCGGGGTTCCTGAACCAGGGCCTCGCCGCCCTGGGCTTCCCGGACCTGCACCTGAACGTCTTGACGGACTTCACCTGGGCGCTGCCCGCCGTGATTCTGGTCGGCATCTGGGCCGGGCTGCCGCAGGCGACGGTGGTGCTGCTCGCCGGATTGCAGAGCATCCCCGATGAACTGAAGGAGGCCGCCGCCCTGGACGGCGCGGGGAGCTGGGGCATCCTGCGGCACGTCACCCTGCCGCTGATGATGCCGGTCATCGCCGCCACCGCCGCGCTGGAATTCATGTGGAACTTCAACGCCTTCGGGCTGGTGTACGTCCTGACCGACGGCGGCCCCGCCGGAAGCACGCGCCTCCCGATGCTGTTCGCGTACGAGGAAGCCTTCCAGTACGGCAACATCGGCTACGCCTCGGCGCTGGGGCTGGCAATGGTCGTCGTGGTGGGCGTGCTGGTGTACTACACGGTTCGGCGTCAGGCGCAGGGAGGGGACGCGTGA
- a CDS encoding LacI family DNA-binding transcriptional regulator produces the protein MPKSSGTPGRGVTIADVAREAGVSAATVSLALNGSPRISAETRRRVAEVAAALHYLPNHAAASLRRQVTNTVALVVPEIGNPIYMEMAKTIQRAAQQRGYHLHLISTEGQADEEQHALETLARRLVDGLVLISLRGAAALREPLSQVRGPVVVIGRVGEPLCDNVMVDSAAGAGMAIRHLWEHGRQQVAFINGMSGTVPATERARGVHEVYRQAGRTLPTALTVQADFTLEGGYRATQQLLDAGEAFDGLYCANDLMAIGAMRALRHHGLKVPRDVAVIGMDDIRDCLITTPTLSSVSLLAAERGRLAAELLFDRLTGQTDAPPRQLTVTPVLIPRESTQIAGPPGGVSA, from the coding sequence ATGCCCAAGTCCTCCGGTACACCAGGCCGGGGAGTGACCATCGCGGATGTGGCCCGTGAGGCGGGCGTGTCGGCTGCGACGGTTTCTCTGGCTCTCAACGGCTCGCCACGCATCTCCGCCGAAACCCGGCGCAGGGTGGCAGAGGTCGCTGCGGCCCTGCACTACCTGCCGAATCACGCGGCGGCCAGCCTGCGCCGCCAAGTGACGAACACCGTGGCGCTGGTCGTGCCGGAGATCGGCAATCCCATCTACATGGAGATGGCTAAAACGATTCAACGTGCGGCCCAGCAGCGGGGCTATCACCTGCACCTGATCAGCACCGAGGGGCAGGCTGACGAGGAACAGCATGCGCTGGAGACGCTGGCCCGCCGATTGGTGGACGGCCTGGTGCTGATCTCCCTGCGCGGCGCGGCGGCCCTGCGCGAGCCTCTCTCCCAGGTGCGCGGGCCGGTCGTGGTGATCGGCCGGGTGGGTGAACCCCTGTGCGACAACGTGATGGTGGACAGCGCCGCCGGAGCGGGTATGGCGATCCGGCATCTCTGGGAACACGGGCGACAGCAGGTCGCGTTCATCAACGGTATGTCCGGCACGGTGCCCGCCACCGAGCGCGCCAGGGGCGTCCATGAGGTCTACCGCCAGGCGGGGCGCACCCTCCCCACCGCCCTGACAGTCCAGGCGGATTTCACGCTGGAGGGAGGCTACCGCGCCACGCAGCAGCTTCTGGACGCTGGCGAAGCCTTTGACGGCCTGTACTGCGCCAACGACCTGATGGCCATCGGCGCCATGCGCGCCCTGCGACATCACGGCCTGAAGGTGCCGCGGGACGTGGCGGTCATCGGCATGGACGATATCCGGGACTGCCTGATCACCACACCCACCCTGAGCAGCGTCTCCCTGCTCGCCGCCGAGCGGGGCCGCCTGGCCGCCGAGCTGCTCTTCGACCGACTGACCGGGCAGACCGACGCTCCCCCCCGGCAGCTCACCGTCACGCCCGTCCTGATCCCCCGCGAATCCACCCAGATCGCCGGGCCGCCGGGGGGGGTCAGCGCATGA
- a CDS encoding DeoR/GlpR family DNA-binding transcription regulator, with product MDVTSSLLPAERQGQVLALVQERGSATVHELSRELGASISTVRRDLDLLAQQGLIARTHGGAIAKTHTASETRFDERQRENADEKRRIGQHALTLLEPNQSVYFDSSTTVMAAAEALRAEPIPLTAITHDIAIAAVLATLPQVHVMLPGGEIRAGSFTLVGATTHTFLRHLHVDVALIGIHAIRDGQLSEGSLPVAELKSALLGTTNRRVLLADHSKFGQTALIDVAPLGAVQDLITGQETPRQVLDHLELTQNLRVHTV from the coding sequence ATGGATGTCACTTCTTCGCTGCTGCCTGCCGAGCGGCAGGGCCAAGTTCTGGCGCTCGTTCAGGAACGTGGGAGCGCCACGGTCCACGAACTCTCCCGTGAGCTGGGCGCCTCGATCTCGACGGTCCGCCGCGACCTCGACCTCCTTGCCCAACAAGGCCTGATTGCCCGGACCCATGGAGGTGCCATTGCCAAAACCCACACGGCCAGTGAAACCCGCTTCGACGAACGCCAACGCGAGAACGCCGACGAGAAGCGCCGCATCGGCCAGCATGCCCTCACCCTGCTCGAGCCGAACCAGAGCGTCTACTTCGACTCGTCGACGACGGTGATGGCGGCGGCCGAAGCTCTCCGCGCCGAGCCCATCCCCCTCACGGCCATCACCCACGACATCGCCATCGCTGCCGTGCTCGCCACGCTGCCACAAGTGCACGTCATGCTTCCTGGAGGTGAGATTCGCGCTGGCTCCTTCACCCTGGTCGGTGCCACCACCCATACCTTTTTGCGTCACCTTCATGTCGACGTGGCCCTCATCGGCATCCATGCCATCAGGGACGGCCAGCTCAGCGAAGGCAGCCTTCCCGTCGCCGAACTGAAAAGTGCCCTGCTGGGCACCACCAACCGCCGCGTCCTTTTGGCCGATCACAGCAAGTTCGGCCAGACGGCCCTGATCGACGTCGCCCCACTTGGCGCGGTGCAGGACCTCATCACCGGGCAGGAAACCCCGCGCCAGGTCCTCGACCACCTGGAACTCACCCAGAATCTGCGCGTCCACACCGTCTGA
- a CDS encoding 2-keto-3-deoxygluconate permease: protein MKILATVQKVPGGMMLVPLLIGAVINTINPDTGKYFGSFTGALFSGALTILAVFYVCMGSTIELKATPYILKKGGTLLIVKLALGVLAGVILGRLLGEAPIGAGLFAGLSTLAVVAAMNDTNGGLYMALMGQFGKPRDVAAYSLMSMESGPFFTMVTLGVAGLSAFPWQTLVGALLPLIIGMILGNLDPDMRAFLRQAVPVLIPFFAFALGAGINLTTVWSAGLLGVLLGVAVFVVTGVVLFTTDRLTGGTGLAGLAAASTAGNAAAVPAIVAAANPAYAAAAQQATVLVAASVVVTAILVPIATAAYARRLQRRGLLPLGDTSEEATAQTTAHSSGSR from the coding sequence ATGAAAATCCTCGCGACTGTCCAAAAAGTTCCCGGCGGCATGATGCTCGTCCCGCTGCTGATCGGGGCCGTCATCAACACCATCAACCCGGACACCGGCAAATACTTCGGCTCGTTCACCGGCGCGCTGTTCAGTGGTGCCCTCACCATCCTCGCCGTGTTCTACGTCTGCATGGGCTCCACCATCGAACTCAAGGCCACGCCCTACATCCTGAAAAAAGGCGGGACGCTGCTGATTGTCAAGCTGGCGCTGGGTGTCCTTGCGGGCGTGATCCTCGGTCGGCTGCTCGGTGAAGCTCCCATCGGGGCCGGGCTGTTCGCGGGCCTGTCCACCCTGGCGGTGGTCGCGGCGATGAACGATACCAACGGCGGCCTGTACATGGCCCTGATGGGGCAGTTCGGCAAGCCGCGTGACGTCGCCGCCTATTCCCTGATGAGCATGGAATCTGGCCCGTTCTTCACCATGGTGACCCTCGGCGTGGCCGGGCTGTCCGCCTTCCCCTGGCAGACGCTGGTCGGCGCGCTCCTGCCGCTGATCATCGGGATGATCCTGGGCAACCTCGACCCGGACATGCGCGCCTTCCTGCGTCAGGCGGTCCCGGTCCTGATTCCCTTCTTCGCCTTCGCCCTGGGCGCGGGCATCAACCTCACGACCGTGTGGTCCGCCGGACTGCTCGGCGTGCTGCTGGGCGTGGCGGTCTTCGTGGTGACCGGTGTCGTTCTGTTCACCACCGACCGCCTCACGGGGGGGACGGGCCTGGCGGGTCTGGCCGCTGCGAGCACCGCTGGCAATGCGGCGGCGGTCCCGGCCATCGTGGCCGCCGCCAACCCCGCCTACGCGGCGGCGGCACAGCAGGCAACGGTGCTGGTCGCCGCGTCCGTGGTCGTCACCGCCATCCTGGTGCCCATCGCCACCGCCGCCTATGCCCGCCGTCTACAGCGGCGCGGCCTGCTCCCGCTGGGTGACACCAGCGAAGAGGCCACCGCCCAGACCACCGCTCATTCCAGCGGTTCCCGCTGA
- a CDS encoding four-carbon acid sugar kinase family protein produces the protein MPGVRFLILADDLTGASDAGVHLARHGYDTVVAFHGAPLPAPLPEGLVLDLDSRALPADEAASRVSAALQDATPELLYVKIDSTLRGPIAAQLQAAFAGSGRRRVVIAPALPSNGRTTVGGVQLLNGRPVHEGPAGRDPRTPVSESHLPTLLAPAHRGDVTVISRAELRDLDAVRAALRDHRWIIVDAETEEDLTRLVDHLPDPDEVLWVGSAGLAQALGRRFPGPHPVQEVPPHQVRSGVLTVVGSLNEVARQQLQALRQAGVPGVELNVEASEAALGQLVTALQQHPGAALYSGSTRGRHSSEAIAHALAHVAQQGVQLGLVHALVLTGGDTAVQVGKALGATGLRLFGEIEPGVPYGQLVGPRPLPVVTKAGGFGQPQTLVNAQQALLQGK, from the coding sequence ATGCCCGGCGTCCGCTTTCTGATCCTGGCGGACGACCTGACCGGAGCGTCCGACGCGGGCGTCCACCTCGCCCGGCACGGTTACGACACCGTCGTCGCCTTCCACGGCGCGCCACTGCCCGCCCCGCTCCCCGAAGGGCTGGTGCTCGACCTCGACTCGCGCGCGCTGCCAGCAGACGAGGCCGCTTCCCGGGTCAGCGCTGCCCTGCAAGACGCCACCCCCGAACTGCTGTACGTCAAGATCGACTCCACCCTGCGTGGCCCGATTGCCGCGCAACTCCAGGCGGCCTTTGCCGGTTCCGGCAGACGGCGCGTGGTTATCGCCCCGGCGCTTCCCAGCAATGGACGCACCACCGTGGGTGGCGTCCAGCTCCTGAACGGCCGCCCCGTCCATGAAGGTCCCGCTGGCCGCGATCCCCGCACCCCCGTCAGCGAGAGTCACCTTCCCACCCTGCTGGCCCCGGCCCACCGCGGTGATGTCACCGTCATTTCGCGGGCGGAACTGCGCGACCTGGACGCCGTGCGCGCCGCGCTGCGAGATCACCGCTGGATCATCGTGGATGCCGAAACGGAGGAGGACCTCACCCGGCTCGTGGACCACCTGCCTGATCCGGACGAGGTGCTGTGGGTGGGATCGGCTGGTCTGGCCCAGGCGCTCGGCCGCCGCTTCCCCGGCCCCCACCCCGTTCAGGAGGTCCCGCCGCATCAGGTCCGGTCCGGTGTGCTGACGGTGGTGGGCAGCCTGAACGAGGTTGCCCGCCAGCAGCTCCAGGCCTTGCGGCAGGCCGGTGTACCGGGTGTGGAGTTGAACGTCGAGGCCAGCGAGGCAGCCCTCGGGCAATTGGTCACGGCCCTGCAACAGCATCCCGGGGCCGCCCTGTATTCAGGGTCCACGAGAGGTCGGCATTCCTCCGAGGCCATCGCGCACGCCCTGGCCCATGTCGCCCAGCAGGGGGTGCAACTGGGGCTGGTGCACGCCCTGGTACTGACCGGGGGAGACACGGCGGTGCAGGTGGGCAAGGCCCTGGGGGCCACCGGATTGAGGCTGTTCGGTGAGATCGAACCGGGCGTACCGTACGGACAACTGGTCGGCCCGCGCCCCCTGCCCGTCGTGACCAAGGCGGGCGGCTTCGGTCAACCTCAAACCCTCGTGAACGCGCAGCAGGCGTTGCTGCAAGGAAAATAA
- the pdxA gene encoding 4-hydroxythreonine-4-phosphate dehydrogenase PdxA — MPQPIIGITMGDPAGIGPEIIAKAFADPRTAGCRAVVIGDVTIMRRAVTLLNLPLEVRPVDVPADATFAPGVVNVVPVTDLPEDLPFGQLSAKAGAAAFAYVRRSIELALSGQIQAVATAPLNKEALHLAGFLYPGHTEIFADLTGTRNYAMMLVAPDLRVIHVSTHVSLAEAIQRATRERELTVIRLADEALQRLGVPRRRIAVAGLNPHAGENGLFGREEIEQIIPAIQEAQREGIDVSGPWPGDTVFLRARRGDFDMVVVQYHDQGHIPVKLLGFDTGVNVTVGLPFFRTSVDHGTAFDIAGTGQADQASMQAAIELAFKLL, encoded by the coding sequence ATGCCCCAACCCATCATCGGTATCACCATGGGCGATCCCGCGGGGATCGGTCCCGAGATCATCGCCAAGGCCTTCGCCGACCCCAGAACCGCTGGCTGCCGCGCCGTCGTCATCGGCGACGTCACCATCATGCGCCGCGCGGTCACTCTCCTGAATCTCCCGCTGGAAGTGAGGCCGGTTGACGTGCCTGCCGACGCCACCTTTGCCCCGGGCGTGGTGAACGTCGTCCCCGTGACGGACCTCCCCGAGGACCTGCCCTTCGGGCAACTCAGCGCGAAGGCCGGGGCCGCCGCCTTCGCGTACGTGCGCCGCTCGATTGAACTGGCCCTTAGCGGGCAGATTCAGGCGGTCGCAACGGCGCCGCTCAACAAGGAAGCGCTGCACCTGGCGGGCTTTTTGTATCCCGGCCATACCGAAATTTTCGCGGACCTCACCGGAACGCGAAACTACGCCATGATGCTCGTCGCGCCTGATCTGCGGGTCATTCACGTCAGCACGCACGTCTCGCTGGCCGAGGCCATCCAACGGGCGACGCGCGAACGTGAACTGACCGTCATCCGCCTCGCCGACGAGGCCCTGCAACGTCTGGGGGTCCCGCGCCGCCGGATCGCGGTCGCTGGCCTGAACCCGCACGCGGGGGAAAACGGCCTGTTCGGACGTGAAGAGATCGAGCAGATCATCCCCGCCATACAGGAGGCCCAGCGCGAAGGCATCGACGTGAGTGGCCCGTGGCCCGGTGATACGGTCTTCCTGCGGGCGCGCCGGGGGGACTTCGATATGGTCGTGGTGCAGTACCACGATCAGGGGCACATCCCGGTCAAGCTGCTGGGGTTCGATACCGGCGTGAACGTGACCGTCGGTCTGCCGTTCTTCCGGACGAGTGTCGATCACGGCACCGCCTTTGATATCGCGGGCACCGGCCAGGCGGACCAGGCGAGCATGCAGGCCGCGATCGAGCTGGCCTTCAAGCTGTTGTGA
- a CDS encoding alpha/beta fold hydrolase, which translates to MSQVAEVNGLKLVYEDGGQGTAIVTLHGGPGMGSRAGDWAAFQPLTDNYRLISYDQRGNGESEGAEPYSHAQFVADLEALRQQLGLGKIVVLGGSYGGFLALEYALAHPENLHAVILRDTAASNRFQGTSKERALSSGFPMDEETLDRLFSGQVRDNDDFRTSYAMIQPLYTVERDPAAEAERLARIPFRYETHNWAFSRNQPGYDLTGRLGEITVPVLVTVGRHDWITPLEASEELAAALPQSELVVFEHSGHSPQLEERERYLTVVRDFLARHVPATA; encoded by the coding sequence GTGAGCCAGGTGGCCGAGGTCAATGGACTGAAGCTGGTCTACGAGGACGGCGGGCAGGGCACCGCCATCGTGACGCTGCATGGGGGACCGGGCATGGGGAGCCGCGCGGGCGACTGGGCGGCCTTCCAGCCCCTCACCGACAACTACCGCCTGATCTCCTACGATCAGCGCGGCAACGGCGAGTCCGAGGGGGCTGAACCCTACTCACACGCGCAGTTCGTGGCGGACTTGGAAGCGCTGCGTCAGCAGTTGGGCCTGGGCAAGATCGTGGTGCTGGGGGGCAGCTACGGCGGCTTCCTGGCGCTGGAGTATGCCCTCGCGCACCCGGAGAATCTCCACGCGGTCATCCTGCGCGACACCGCCGCCAGCAACCGCTTCCAGGGCACCAGCAAGGAACGGGCCCTGAGCAGCGGCTTCCCGATGGACGAGGAGACGTTGGACCGTCTGTTTTCCGGCCAGGTGCGCGATAATGACGACTTCCGCACCAGCTACGCCATGATCCAGCCGCTCTACACCGTCGAGCGTGACCCGGCGGCAGAGGCCGAGCGCCTGGCGCGTATCCCGTTTCGTTACGAGACGCACAACTGGGCCTTCTCCCGCAACCAGCCCGGGTACGACCTCACCGGTCGCCTGGGAGAAATCACGGTGCCGGTGCTCGTGACGGTGGGGCGGCACGACTGGATCACCCCCCTGGAGGCCAGCGAGGAACTCGCCGCCGCGCTGCCGCAGAGCGAGCTGGTCGTGTTCGAGCACAGCGGCCACTCGCCCCAACTGGAGGAGCGCGAGCGTTATCTCACCGTCGTCCGCGACTTTCTCGCCCGGCACGTTCCGGCGACCGCGTGA
- a CDS encoding dipeptidase, whose amino-acid sequence MTDLKDAPMQQKKYSGYKSFSYLEPGTDYKVWPLSAELNRVPSRRVEVSDEQEARVRRIFRDHLIISLHDHCFVAPEDLSQFLEFRRWGRDFTGYEGLSVSGLDAVFDNLMNGTAMITSRGGWKWDDVIYDIGMRLSDIAHQEMVVHCKTTEDIVNAKRNGQIAFIVSLEGAAMIENELDRLDILYGLGVRCMGIAYSEGNALGGGLKEPRDGGLTTFGRQAVKRMNKLGIAIDVSHSGDQTSLDTIEVSDKPIFITHAGARALWNSNRLKPDEVIKACAAKGGVIGIEAAPHTTLTERHSRHSIESFMEHFEYCVNLVGIDHVAFGPDVLFGDHVGLHDALTEALSIGASRGHLSYEKVPYVDGIENPAEAFPNIVRWLVKHGYSDEDIAKAVGGNVMRVLKEVWYR is encoded by the coding sequence ATGACTGACCTGAAAGACGCCCCGATGCAGCAGAAGAAGTACAGCGGCTACAAGTCCTTTTCCTACCTGGAGCCGGGCACCGACTACAAGGTGTGGCCGCTCAGCGCGGAGCTGAACCGGGTGCCCAGCCGCCGGGTGGAGGTCAGCGACGAGCAGGAAGCGCGGGTGCGCCGCATCTTCCGCGACCACCTGATCATCTCGCTGCACGACCACTGCTTCGTGGCGCCGGAGGACCTCTCGCAGTTCCTGGAGTTCCGCCGCTGGGGGCGCGACTTCACCGGCTACGAGGGGCTGAGCGTGTCCGGCCTGGACGCCGTCTTCGACAACCTGATGAACGGCACCGCCATGATCACCTCGCGCGGCGGCTGGAAATGGGACGACGTGATCTACGACATCGGCATGCGCCTGTCGGACATCGCGCACCAGGAGATGGTGGTGCACTGCAAGACCACTGAGGACATCGTGAACGCCAAGCGGAACGGCCAGATCGCGTTTATCGTGTCCCTTGAAGGCGCGGCGATGATCGAGAACGAACTCGACCGGCTGGACATCCTGTACGGCCTGGGCGTGCGCTGCATGGGCATCGCCTACAGCGAGGGGAACGCTCTGGGGGGCGGCCTCAAGGAACCGCGCGACGGCGGCCTGACCACCTTCGGGCGGCAGGCGGTGAAGCGGATGAACAAGCTGGGCATAGCCATCGACGTGAGCCACAGCGGCGACCAGACCTCCCTCGACACCATCGAGGTGAGCGACAAGCCCATCTTCATCACCCACGCGGGCGCCCGCGCCCTGTGGAACTCCAACCGGCTCAAGCCCGACGAGGTGATCAAAGCCTGTGCGGCCAAGGGCGGTGTGATCGGCATCGAGGCGGCGCCGCACACCACCCTCACCGAGCGGCATTCCCGCCACAGCATCGAGTCCTTTATGGAGCACTTCGAGTACTGCGTGAACCTGGTGGGGATCGACCACGTGGCGTTCGGGCCGGACGTGCTGTTCGGGGACCACGTGGGCCTGCACGACGCCCTCACCGAGGCCCTTTCCATCGGCGCCTCGCGCGGCCACCTCAGCTACGAGAAGGTGCCCTACGTGGACGGCATCGAGAACCCGGCCGAGGCTTTCCCGAACATCGTCCGCTGGCTGGTGAAGCATGGCTACAGCGACGAGGACATCGCCAAGGCGGTGGGCGGGAACGTGATGCGGGTGCTGAAGGAGGTGTGGTACCGGTGA